AccaaaatttttaaaataataatatttaatatatttaacatattatatatatatatatatatatatatattgctaaataaaatattaattagAGATTTtgggaaaaaaaaaagaaaaagaaaaaaatatatataaaatataaagaatatatatatatatataaataattgtacttaaaaaaaaaaaaaggggGGGGGTGGTGTGTGAGGAAAACAAGAATTATTCTTTGGTTTCCCATTTCCAAACTTTTGCATTACCAGctaaaagaaaaaaaatatataaaaatatataaaaatataaatggatatatatatatatatatatattatgtatgtatgtcCATATAACAATTGACACATATGAACATATAACActttcaaatatatataatcatatatataggagcatttaaaatatatgcaaacacacaaaaaaaatatatatatacatatgtttatttatttatttatttttatttatttatttaccATTGGAAAAGATGACAATGAAATATGGTCCAGAcaaagatataataaaatctGGATCATTCAAATTAAATTTCAAGGAGGCAGAATCTCTGTCCTTTAAATAACCAAATGGATTAAATTCGGGTAAAGAAAAAGTATATAAGGCTTTATTAGATCCATAAATTAGTATGGGTATATTTTGATGATTCGTTAATCCAGCCATACAATATATAGGTAAGGTATTCATTTCAAAGTGTCCTTCTCCCATAAGACTATAAGCTAGGATTTTCCCTTCACTCATGGctgtaataatatttgcTTCATATTGTATAACTGAAACAACATTACcatatttacatttaaaattattgaCAATTTctaaatttaataaattaatgATAGTAATACTATCTCCACAAACCCATAAATttctattatatttattatcttcagtattgttattatttatattcgTAGCAGCTTTGGGGGAAATAACTTCaatcattttataaatttttgtttttgtttctATAGTTTTAATAGCTACAAATCTTGAACATGTTTCATCATATTTCCAAAATTTTACTTCACCATTTATACatgatgatataataataccATCAATACACA
The genomic region above belongs to Plasmodium reichenowi strain SY57 chromosome 13, whole genome shotgun sequence and contains:
- a CDS encoding zinc finger (CCCH type) protein, putative (part of same gene as PRSY57_1314400A~gap found within coding sequence), coding for NLHHLKLVDTFFLQRSYIDSAIIVHGPNNEIYLFTAIAPYTINVWIFVPGEGNKEIDIKHLKKIEFELTPEEESYGDEKQKYNNKSKQKKKKKRVLSLLYAEECIFAGLDNGLIKIMHLPSSDASTLYAHTDSIYSIVCIDGIIISSCINGEVKFWKYDETCSRFVAIKTIETKTKIYKMIEVISPKAATNINNNNTEDNKYNRNLWVCGDSITIINLLNLEIVNNFKCKYGNVVSVIQYEANIITAMSEGKILAYSLMGEGHFEMNTLPIYCMAGLTNHQNIPILIYGSNKALYTFSLPEFNPFGYLKDRDSASLKFNLNDPDFIISLSGPYFIVIFSNAGNAKVWKWETKE